The following are from one region of the Lineus longissimus chromosome 19, tnLinLong1.2, whole genome shotgun sequence genome:
- the LOC135502716 gene encoding tetraspanin-21-like: MAAYLNLTIIDKYYGTPFTSEPLSLAWDFLHITFSCCGLDNYTDFDSATNWNKTSAAGSMVIPPSCCKVQDASTFPTFTLTDTNCPYSPSTTNSNYQTTCYASLMSYVQTYSIAIIAVTSSVAVLQLIVIIAACCLCRAIGGDSDTRA; this comes from the exons ATGGCCGCGTATCTAAATCTTACGATCATCGACAAATACTACGGCACTCCATTTACCTCTGAGCCGCTGTCTCTTGCCTGGGACTTTCTACATATCACA TTCTCCTGCTGCGGTCTTGACAACTACACCGATTTTGACTCTGCCACCAACTGGAACAAAACTTCTGCTGCCGGCTCCATGGTTATACCGCCATCTTGTTGTAAAGTCCAGGACGCGAGCACCTTCCCAACTTTTACGTTGACCGACACTAACTGTCCGTACAGTCCTTCCACGACCAACTCAAACTACCAGACT ACTTGCTACGCTTCGCTGATGAGCTACGTCCAGACTTACTCCATCGCAATAATAGCTGTAACATCATCCGTGGCCGTCCTGCAACTAATCGTCATCATAGCTGCATGTTGCCTCTGTCGGGCCATTGGAGGGGACTCAGATACACGCG
- the LOC135503260 gene encoding tetraspanin-11-like isoform X2: MTKQIRRAYYEKLIDNRALHHPDLSSSLEVSLLGCATVCLLHAVCTTFDTCDKGNGITCQGSRREGTCMEKEEAFFKPRCRLFQRKYSVIVGIILLVEIVAVILAAVYYDQTKKEMAAYLNLTIIDKYYGTPFTSEPLSLAWDFLHITFSCCGLDNYTDFASATNWNKTSAAGSMVIPPSCCKVQDASTFPTFTLTDTNCPYNPSTTNSNYQTTCYASLMSYVQTYSIAIIAVTSSVAVLQLIVIIAACCLCRAIGGDSDTRA; encoded by the exons atgaccaagcAAATTCGACGGGCCTACTACGAGAAGCTGATTGACAACAGAGCTTTGCATCATCCAGATCTGTCCAGCTCGCTGGAGGTATCACTTCTTGGTTGTGCAACCGTTTGCCTTTTGCATGCAGTTTGTACCACGTTTGATACTTGTGACAAAGGCAATGGTATTACGTGCCAGGGGAGTCGCAGAGAGGGCacctgtatggagaaggaggaggcttTTTTCAAGCCAAGGTGCAGGCTATTTCAAAGAAAG TATTCTGTCATTGTTGGAATCATCCTTTTGGTTGAAATCGTTGCCGTTATCCTTGCTGCTGTCTACTACGATCAG ACGAAAAAAGAAATGGCCGCATATCTAAATCTTACGATCATCGACAAATACTACGGCACTCCATTTACCTCTGAGCCGCTGTCTCTTGCCTGGGACTTTCTACATATCACA TTCTCCTGCTGCGGTCTTGACAACTACACCGATTTTGCCTCTGCCACCAACTGGAACAAAACTTCTGCAGCCGGCTCCATGGTTATACCGCCATCTTGTTGTAAAGTCCAGGACGCGAGCACCTTCCCAACCTTTACGTTGACCGACACTAACTGTCCATACAATCCTTCCACGACCAACTCAAACTACCAGACT ACTTGCTACGCTTCGCTGATGAGCTACGTCCAGACTTACTCCATCGCAATAATAGCTGTAACATCATCCGTGGCCGTCCTGCAACTAATCGTCATCATAGCTGCATGTTGCCTCTGTCGGGCCATTGGAGGGGACTCAGATACACGCGCCTAA
- the LOC135503260 gene encoding tetraspanin-7-like isoform X3 yields the protein MTKQIRRAYYEKLIDNRALHHPDLSSSLEVSLLGCATVCLLHAVCTTFDTCDKGNGITCQGSRREGTCMEKEEAFFKPRCRLFQRKYSVIVGIILLVEIVAVILAAVYYDQAVSLAKTFLLSTIYTEYDGTANSANAVSLAWDYAQITFSCCGLDNYTDFASATNWNKTSAAGSMVIPPSCCKVQDASTFPTFTLTDTNCPYNPSTTNSNYQTSCMTSLMSFVQTYSVVIIAVASTVAFIQLLVIIAACCFCRAIGTESDK from the exons atgaccaagcAAATTCGACGGGCCTACTACGAGAAGCTGATTGACAACAGAGCTTTGCATCATCCAGATCTGTCCAGCTCGCTGGAGGTATCACTTCTTGGTTGTGCAACCGTTTGCCTTTTGCATGCAGTTTGTACCACGTTTGATACTTGTGACAAAGGCAATGGTATTACGTGCCAGGGGAGTCGCAGAGAGGGCacctgtatggagaaggaggaggcttTTTTCAAGCCAAGGTGCAGGCTATTTCAAAGAAAG TATTCTGTCATTGTTGGAATCATCCTTTTGGTTGAAATCGTTGCCGTTATCCTTGCTGCTGTCTACTACGATCAG GCTGTTTCGCTTGCCAAGACCTTCTTGCTCTCCACCATCTACACAGAATACGACGGAACCGCCAACTCCGCGAACGCAGTATCTTTGGCTTGGGACTACGCTCAAATCACA TTCTCCTGCTGCGGTCTTGACAACTACACCGATTTTGCCTCTGCCACCAACTGGAACAAAACTTCTGCAGCCGGCTCCATGGTTATACCGCCATCTTGTTGTAAAGTCCAGGACGCGAGCACCTTCCCAACCTTTACGTTGACCGACACTAACTGTCCATACAATCCTTCCACGACCAACTCAAACTACCAGACT TCCTGCATGACGTCACTGATGAGTTTTGTGCAGACTTACTCCGTCGTCATTATCGCTGTGGCATCAACCGTGGCGTTCATACAGCTTCTTGTAATTATTGCCGCCTGCTGCTTCTGCCGGGCCATCGGCACTGAATCCGATAAATAG
- the LOC135503260 gene encoding tetraspanin-7-like isoform X1, translating to MTKQIRRAYYEKLIDNRALHHPDLSSSLEVSLLGCATVCLLHAVCTTFDTCDKGNGITCQGSRREGTCMEKEEAFFKPRCRLFQRKYSVIVGIILLVEIVAVILAAVYYDQAVSLAKTFLLSTIYTEYDGTANSANAVSLAWDYAQITFSCCGLDNYTDFASATNWNKTSAAGSMVIPPSCCKVQDASTFPTFTLTDTNCPYNPSTTNSNYQTTCYASLMSYVQTYSIAIIAVTSSVAVLQLIVIIAACCLCRAIGGDSDTRA from the exons atgaccaagcAAATTCGACGGGCCTACTACGAGAAGCTGATTGACAACAGAGCTTTGCATCATCCAGATCTGTCCAGCTCGCTGGAGGTATCACTTCTTGGTTGTGCAACCGTTTGCCTTTTGCATGCAGTTTGTACCACGTTTGATACTTGTGACAAAGGCAATGGTATTACGTGCCAGGGGAGTCGCAGAGAGGGCacctgtatggagaaggaggaggcttTTTTCAAGCCAAGGTGCAGGCTATTTCAAAGAAAG TATTCTGTCATTGTTGGAATCATCCTTTTGGTTGAAATCGTTGCCGTTATCCTTGCTGCTGTCTACTACGATCAG GCTGTTTCGCTTGCCAAGACCTTCTTGCTCTCCACCATCTACACAGAATACGACGGAACCGCCAACTCCGCGAACGCAGTATCTTTGGCTTGGGACTACGCTCAAATCACA TTCTCCTGCTGCGGTCTTGACAACTACACCGATTTTGCCTCTGCCACCAACTGGAACAAAACTTCTGCAGCCGGCTCCATGGTTATACCGCCATCTTGTTGTAAAGTCCAGGACGCGAGCACCTTCCCAACCTTTACGTTGACCGACACTAACTGTCCATACAATCCTTCCACGACCAACTCAAACTACCAGACT ACTTGCTACGCTTCGCTGATGAGCTACGTCCAGACTTACTCCATCGCAATAATAGCTGTAACATCATCCGTGGCCGTCCTGCAACTAATCGTCATCATAGCTGCATGTTGCCTCTGTCGGGCCATTGGAGGGGACTCAGATACACGCGCCTAA